The following are encoded together in the Panicum virgatum strain AP13 chromosome 6K, P.virgatum_v5, whole genome shotgun sequence genome:
- the LOC120713694 gene encoding uncharacterized protein LOC120713694, with protein MACRSWLAAASSGGTSKTLAAAAAAVAEGALTASPPLAASPTKALFLPTRRHSTTADAAAGTTPPPTSPWVILGSIPRVAQGGGEADVSLALAAPPRASRLAVSARVFPHRPTPQNFPFVLAADASGLLLLSAILDAPLTRVESPDRRSLRWVESDPRYFVLDAATGSALRLPDLGPGEPVEHQALLGLLLCPGGGRRYVVSELLPLIGTDRADLRCYYSDAGAWVNKRVRYPLPPRPLPPLRTLAHLGRLWWADYSWGIITANPFADHPVLGFVPFPWGCVLQSREAWGLLDQFRYVGVSAGNLCFVDTYPCGGDGDPTKVTVWTLPHPYATEWTLEHEATFADIWADDSYKATSLPKKAPVLALIHPHNPAVVYFFLEGHLFAVDVPARKVVECDRYHLVAPPCSYPIANRFILAWELPPSVSSDPGNWSTDISLSEPTEAPPSRPMPGDYHLVGNTRQTFIG; from the coding sequence ATGGCTTGCCGGAGCTGGCTTGCCGCTGCCTCCAGCGGAGGCACCAGCaaaaccctcgccgccgccgccgccgccgtcgctgaagGTGCGCTCACCGCTTCGCCGCCACTCGCCGCTAGCCCGACCAAAGCCCTCTTCCTCCCAACGCGGCGCCACAGCACCACcgcagacgccgccgccggcaccaccccgccgccgacgtcgccgtGGGTCATCCTCGGCAGCATCCCGCGCGtcgcgcagggcggcggcgaggccgacgTGTCCCTGGCGCTCGCCGCGCCCCCGCGCGCCTCGCGCCTGGCCGTCTCCGCGCGGGTGTTCCCGCACCGCCCCACGCCGCAGAACTTCCCCTTCGTGCTCGCCGCGGACGCCTCGGGGCTGCTCCTCCTCTCCGCCATCCTCGACGCCCCGCTCACCCGCGTCGAGAGCCCCGACCGCCGGTCGCTCCGCTGGGTGGAATCGGACCCGCGCTACTTCGTCCTGGACGCCGCCACGGGCTCCGCGCTCCGCCTCCCGGACCTGGGCCCCGGGGAGCCGGTCGAGCACCAGGCGCTCCTAGGCCTCCTCCtctgccccggcggcggccgccgctacGTCGTCTCCGAGCTCCTGCCCCTCATCGGCACCGACCGCGCCGACCTCCGCTGCTACTACTCCGACGCCGGCGCCTGGGTCAACAAGCGCGTGCGCTACCCGCTCCCgccgcgcccgctgccgccgctccgcaCGCTCGCACACCTCGGCAGGCTCTGGTGGGCCGACTACTCGTGGGGCATCATCACCGCTAACCCCTTCGCCGACCACCCCGTGCTCGGCTTCGTCCCGTTCCCCTGGGGCTGCGTGCTCCAGAGCAGGGAGGCCTGGGGCCTGCTCGACCAGTTCCGCTATGTCGGGGTCAGCGCCGGCAACCTGTGCTTCGTCGACACCTAcccctgcggcggcgacggcgaccccaCCAAGGTCACCGTCTGGACCTTGCCCCACCCGTACGCCACCGAGTGGACACTGGAGCACGAGGCCACCTTCGCCGACATCTGGGCCGACGACTCCTACAAGGCCACCAGCCTCCCCAAGAAGGCCCCCGTGCTCGCGCTCATCCACCCCCACAACCCCGCCGTCGTCTACTTCTTCCTCGAGGGCCACCTCTTCGCCGTCGACGTGCCCGCCCGCAAGGTTGTCGAGTGCGACCGCTACCACCTGGTGGCGCCTCCTTGCAGCTACCCCATCGCCAATCGTTTCATCCTCGCTTGGGAGCTGCCGCCATCGGTCTCCTCTG